A portion of the Manihot esculenta cultivar AM560-2 chromosome 2, M.esculenta_v8, whole genome shotgun sequence genome contains these proteins:
- the LOC110603453 gene encoding DELLA protein RGL1 — translation MENAKFSFNELSCSGFQDNFVSQTVGSEVADCGDTRNDSFCSDYGFCQENFWDKESLISRYEEQEQLQQSFLDYMQFDDLRSNILSPPLEICLEEITKLGEIQNGVQGDDPKEDKSYPISLESLQLLRNYSTGFKQLTSGRVIEPSDCIRPANVSGQGLSTEDIIRIAGARFIQSSCHGFDVDSMFNNPFYLSSSGLSDEDTKMVQLAESLLASAEKIGNQQFDVASRSLKLCSSSSSSDGNPVERVVYHFAEALREKIETETGRFISKGLGKKQLFDIEKSMMNANPTILAAHQAIPFSQIFHFAGIQAIVDNVADARRIHIIDFTIRNGLQWTVLMQALVSRHECPVELLKITAITTACENLIQTTGKRLTSFAHTMNLNFSFKIVVVSDFLDLKEDMLELDDEETLAIYTEYFPRSLIVLPKRLESVMRVIKNINPCVMVVVEVEANYNSPTFVNRFIEALFYYSAYFDCFEACMERDDSNRLILESMYSGRAIRCILAIEEEERMIRSVKLDVWRSFYGRFGMMEIDLSSSSLLQANLIVKKFACGIYCTLDQNGRSLIVGWKGTPLHSLSAWKFVL, via the coding sequence ATGGAAAATGCAAAGTTTTCTTTCAACGAGTTGAGTTGTTCTGGATTTCAAGATAATTTCGTTTCACAAACAGTAGGTTCTGAGGTTGCAGATTGTGGGGATACAAGAAATGATTCGTTTTGTTCTGATTATGGATTCTGCCAAGAAAACTTCTGGGACAAAGAATCACTCATCTCCAGGTACGAGGAACAAGAACAGCTGCAACAATCATTCTTGGATTACATGCAGTTCGATGATTTGAGATCTAATATCTTGTCTCCACCACTTGAGATTTGTCTTGAGGAAATCACAAAGCTTGGTGAAATCCAAAATGGAGTTCAAGGAGATGATCCCAAGGAGGACAAATCATATCCGATTTCTTTAGAATCGCTTCAGCTGCTAAGAAATTACAGTACTGGATTTAAACAATTAACAAGTGGAAGAGTAATTGAGCCAAGCGATTGTATCCGACCCGCCAACGTGTCTGGCCAGGGATTGTCAACAGAAGATATCATCAGAATAGCTGGAGCAAGATTCATCCAATCCTCTTGCCATGGATTTGATGTTGATTCCATGTTCAACAACCCATTTTATCTTTCTTCATCTGGCCTTTCAGATGAAGATACCAAAATGGTGCAACTTGCTGAATCCCTTCTAGCGTCTGCTGAGAAAATTGGCAATCAACAATTTGATGTTGCTAGTAGATCACTCAAACTATGCAGTTCATCTTCTTCCAGTGATGGAAATCCTGTTGAACGAGTGGTTTACCATTTTGCTGAAGCTCTCAGAGAAAAAATCGAAACAGAAACAGGAAGATTCATATCCaaaggcctgggaaagaagcaATTATTTGATATTGAAAAATCAATGATGAATGCAAACCCAACAATCCTGGCAGCTCACCAAGCAATTCCCTTCAGTCAGATTTTCCATTTTGCTGGAATTCAAGCTATAGTAGACAATGTTGCTGATGCCAGGAGAATTCACATCATTGATTTTACAATCAGAAATGGACTTCAATGGACAGTTCTAATGCAAGCTTTAGTTTCTCGACATGAATGCCCTGTCGAGCTTCTCAAGATAACTGCAATCACAACTGCCTGTGAGAATTTAATTCAGACAACAGGTAAGAGGCTAACAAGCTTTGCACATACCATGaacttaaacttttcttttaagaTAGTTGTGGTATCAGATTTCTTGGATCTTAAGGAAGATATGTTAGAATTGGATGATGAAGAAACATTGGCCATCTACACTGAATATTTCCCTAGAAGCCTGATTGTATTGCCAAAGAGGCTGGAGTCTGTGATGAGAGTGATCAAAAACATCAATCCATGTGTAATGGTGGTGGTTGAAGTTGAGGCAAATTACAACTCACCAACTTTCGTGAATCGTTTCATTGAAGCACTTTTCTACTATAGTGCATATTTTGATTGCTTTGAAGCATGCATGGAACGAGATGATTCAAATAGGTTGATTTTGGAATCAATGTACTCAGGTAGAGCAATAAGATGCATTTTGGCTATTGAGGAAGAGGAAAGGATGATTAGAAGTGTAAAGCTTGATGTTTGGAGGTCATTCTATGGTCGTTTTGGGATGATGGAGATTGATCTGAGTTCTTCATCTTTACTCCAAGCAAATTTGATAGTGAAGAAATTTGCATGTGGGATCTATTGCACACTTGATCAAAATGGGAGAAGCTTGATTGTTGGATGGAAGGGTACACCCCTTCATTCCCTTTCTGCCTGGAAGTTTGTTTTATAA
- the LOC110608879 gene encoding DELLA protein RGL1, whose protein sequence is MENEMFSFNELNYSGFQDKFVSIDPESDGGDMATKVPFYEAQEWRDSDYGFHQEKLREEEQLQQSFLDYVQFDDLRFHIFCPPLKTCLDEMTKPGEIQNEIQEVESKEDKSYPFSLESLQLLRNHSNEFKQFRSGRVIEPSNCFPPTKDTGQRLSAEEIIRLAGAKFIQSAYQGVDVSSIFSNPFYLSGLSADDAKMVELAGFLLASAEKIGNQQFDCASRLLKACSNFSSSVGNPVQRVVHYFAEVLRERINIETGRITSKGLGSKQSFDIEKAILAPNPTTLEAYKLVPFCQIVHFAGIQAIVENIADAKRIHIIDFTIKNGLQWSILMQALVSRREFPVELLKITAISTGWENLIETTGKRLTSFAQTMNLNFSFKIVVVSDFLDLKEDLLQLDDEETVAIFSEHLPRSQITLPNRLESMMRLIKKIHPCVMVVAEVEANCNSPTFVNRFIEALFYYTAYFDCVDACMERDDSNRLILESMYLGKGIRNNIASEGEQPKIRSVKLDVWRSFYARFGMVEIDLSSSSLLQANLIMKNFPCASFCTLDQSGKSLLVGWKGTPLHSLSAWKFGL, encoded by the coding sequence ATGGAAAATGAAATGTTTTCTTTCAATGAGTTGAACTATTCTGGATTTCAAGATAAGTTCGTTTCCATAGATCCTGAGAGTGATGGAGGGGACATGGCAACAAAGGTTCCTTTTTATGAAGCTCAAGAATGGAGAGATTCTGATTATGGATTCCATCAAGAAAAATTACGGGAGGAAGAACAGCTTCAACAATCATTCTTGGATTATGTACAGTTCGATGATTTGAGATTTCATATCTTCTGTCCACCACTTAAGACTTGTCTTGACGAAATGACAAAGCCTGGTGAAATCCAAAATGAAATTCAAGAGGTTGAATCTAAGGAAGACAAGTCATATCCATTTTCTTTAGAATCACTTCAGCTTCTAAGAAATCACAGCAACGAATTCAAACAATTTAGAAGTGGGAGAGTAATTGAGCCGAGCAATTGTTTCCCACCCACCAAAGATACTGGCCAGAGATTGTCAGCAGAAGAGATCATCAGGCTAGCTGGAGCAAAATTTATCCAATCTGCTTACCAGGGAGTTGATGTTTCTTCCATATTCAGCAACCCTTTTTATCTTTCTGGCCTTTctgctgatgatgcaaaaatgGTGGAACTTGCGGGATTCCTTCTAGCTTCTGCTGAGAAAATTGGCAATCAACAATTTGATTGTGCTAGTAGATTGCTCAAAGCATGCAGTAACTTTTCTTCCAGCGTTGGAAATCCTGTTCAACGAGTAGTTCACTATTTTGCTGAAGTtctcagagaaagaatcaacaTAGAAACGGGAAGAATCACATCAAAAGGCCTGGGAAGTAAGCAATCATTTGATATTGAAAAAGCAATATTGGCTCCGAACCCAACAACCTTGGAAGCTTACAAACTAGTTCCCTTCTGTCAGATTGTCCATTTTGCTGGAATTCAAGCCATAGTAGAAAACATAGCTGATGCCAAGAGAATTCACATAATtgattttacaataaaaaatggACTTCAATGGAGTATTTTAATGCAAGCTTTAGTTTCTCGACGTGAATTCCCTGTCGAGCTTCTCAAGATAACAGCAATTTCAACTGGCTGGGAGAATTTAATCGAGACTACAGGTAAGAGATTAACCAGCTTTGCACAGACCATgaacttaaacttttcatttAAGATAGTTGTGGTATCAGATTTCTTGGATCTTAAAGAAGATCTATTACAATTGGATGATGAAGAAACAGTGGCCatcttctctgaacatctacCTAGAAGCCAAATTACATTGCCAAACAGGCTGGAGTCTATGATGAGATTGATAAAAAAGATCCATCCTTGTGTAATGGTGGTTGCTGAAGTTGAGGCAAATTGCAACTCACCAACTTTCGTGAATCGTTTCATTGAAGCGCTTTTCTACTACACTGCATATTTCGATTGCGTTGATGCATGCATGGAACGAGATGATTCAAATAGGTTGATTTTGGAATCAATGTATTTAGGTAAAGGAATCAGAAACAACATAGCTAGTGAGGGAGAGCAACCGAAGATTCGAAGTGTAAAGCTTGATGTTTGGAGATCATTCTATGCTCGTTTTGGGATGGTGGAGATTGATCTGAGTTCTTCATCGTTGCTTCAAGCAAATTTGATAATGAAGAATTTTCCATGTGCGAGCTTTTGCACACTTGATCAAAGTGGCAAAAGCTTGCTTGTTGGATGGAAGGGCACACCCCTTCATTCCCTTTCGGCCTGGAAGTTCGGCTTATAA